A single Mangrovimonas sp. YM274 DNA region contains:
- a CDS encoding RagB/SusD family nutrient uptake outer membrane protein, which produces MKHITKYTLASLVAMSLINCTGDFEDINTDPNGISQASLTQQNNHIGSRFSPLFSNVIRVEPAWNYQLQQNLNADVFSGYMTAPTPFAGNINNQTYALVNGWNGFIWSDAYDAANGNGVMPYAREIWQQVELSGDESGYKFVYLANIIKVMAMHRVSDVFGPIRYTKYNDYETTGQYDSQEEAYAAFFADLDEAIDGLEAYVGDAQFVAFDQSSFAGDIAKWRTFANSLRLRLAIRVSKVNPTLAQTEGEKAFNSNAGLLDETMTIDMGGFVHPIYTISKVWGDICMSAEMESILKGFNDPRIAKFFDAPLDEALGDYKGIRQGIEIEAKAQYGSHSLIGEAVEGDSKVWMTAAEIHFLKAEAALRGWTGAGDAQANYEAGVMASFAQFGVGGADAYLADATSTPNDFIDALNPDNDYAYPSDVTVAFNAAGTNEEKLEQIITQKWIAMFPDGQEAWSEFRRTGYPRVFPVVVNNSGGEIDTDIQIRRINFVDNEINTNGENVQTAVGYLNGPDTGGTRLWWDTGGSNF; this is translated from the coding sequence ATGAAACACATAACAAAATATACCCTAGCCTCTCTAGTGGCTATGAGTTTGATAAACTGTACTGGGGATTTTGAGGATATCAATACCGATCCAAATGGGATCTCACAGGCCAGTTTAACACAACAAAACAACCATATTGGATCTCGTTTTTCACCACTTTTTTCAAATGTCATTCGTGTAGAGCCAGCTTGGAACTACCAATTGCAACAAAACTTGAATGCCGATGTGTTTTCTGGTTACATGACGGCGCCAACACCTTTTGCAGGAAACATCAATAACCAAACCTACGCCTTGGTAAATGGGTGGAACGGATTTATTTGGAGCGATGCGTATGATGCGGCTAACGGAAATGGTGTCATGCCATATGCTCGTGAGATCTGGCAGCAAGTGGAATTATCGGGAGATGAGAGTGGCTACAAATTTGTGTATTTGGCAAACATCATTAAGGTAATGGCTATGCATCGTGTTTCCGACGTCTTCGGACCTATTCGTTATACAAAATACAACGATTACGAAACCACTGGGCAATATGATTCCCAAGAAGAAGCTTATGCTGCGTTCTTTGCTGATTTGGATGAGGCTATCGATGGCTTGGAGGCATATGTAGGTGATGCTCAATTTGTAGCTTTCGATCAATCTAGTTTTGCTGGTGATATTGCCAAATGGAGAACTTTTGCGAATTCCTTGAGATTGCGCTTGGCAATTAGAGTGTCTAAAGTGAATCCAACTTTGGCACAAACAGAAGGTGAAAAAGCATTTAACAGTAATGCAGGACTATTAGATGAAACTATGACCATTGATATGGGAGGTTTTGTGCACCCAATCTATACCATCAGTAAAGTTTGGGGAGATATCTGTATGAGTGCTGAAATGGAATCGATTCTAAAGGGATTCAATGATCCAAGAATTGCCAAATTTTTTGATGCGCCTTTGGATGAAGCCTTAGGGGATTACAAGGGCATCAGACAGGGAATTGAAATTGAAGCGAAAGCGCAATACGGAAGCCACTCTTTAATTGGCGAAGCAGTTGAAGGCGATTCAAAAGTATGGATGACGGCAGCTGAAATTCATTTCTTAAAAGCTGAAGCGGCTCTTAGGGGTTGGACTGGTGCAGGAGATGCTCAGGCTAATTATGAAGCGGGTGTGATGGCATCTTTTGCACAATTTGGTGTTGGTGGTGCTGATGCTTATTTAGCGGATGCTACAAGTACTCCAAATGATTTTATAGATGCTTTAAATCCTGATAATGACTACGCCTATCCAAGTGACGTGACCGTGGCCTTTAATGCGGCAGGAACCAATGAGGAAAAATTGGAGCAAATCATTACCCAAAAATGGATTGCTATGTTCCCTGATGGACAAGAGGCCTGGAGCGAATTTAGACGTACAGGATATCCAAGAGTGTTCCCTGTAGTGGTAAATAACAGCGGCGGTGAAATAGATACGGATATTCAAATTAGACGTATCAATTTCGTGGACAATGAAATCAATACCAATGGGGAGAATGTCCAAACTGCGGTAGGCTATCTTAATGGTCCCGATACAGGAGGGACGCGTTTATGGTGGGATACGGGAGGATCTAACTTTTAA